In a single window of the uncultured Dysgonomonas sp. genome:
- the xylA gene encoding xylose isomerase, with translation MEILKGTKEFFPGIGKIKFEGKESKNPLAYRFYDENKVVMGKSMKDWMRFAMAYWHTLCANGGDPFGGATIHHPWNIGNDAISNAKYKMDAAFEFMTKMGIPYYCFHDVDLVDAGNSWTEYEKNLQTIVDFAKEKQAASGIKLLWGTANVFSHERYMNGASTNPDFNVVACAATQVKNAIDATIALGGSNYVFWGGREGYMSLLNTDMKREKDHLARFLSMSRDYARKQGFTGTFLIEPKPMEPTKHQYDYDTETVIGFLRNYGLDKDFKVNIEVNHATLAGHTFEHELQAAVDAGLLGSIDANRGDYQNGWDTDQFPIDLYDLAQAWLVLLPAGGLGNGGVNFDAKIRRNSTDRDDLFIAHISGMDVFARGLLIAADILEKSDYKKLRQTRYASFDNGDGKAFEDGKLTLEDLRTIAHKVGEPQQISGKQELYEAIVNMYI, from the coding sequence ATGGAAATTTTAAAAGGTACAAAAGAATTCTTTCCGGGAATAGGAAAAATCAAATTTGAAGGAAAAGAAAGCAAAAACCCGTTAGCTTATCGTTTCTACGATGAAAATAAAGTGGTAATGGGCAAGAGCATGAAAGACTGGATGCGCTTTGCTATGGCTTACTGGCATACATTGTGTGCTAACGGCGGTGATCCGTTCGGCGGAGCAACTATTCACCATCCGTGGAATATCGGCAATGATGCTATCAGTAATGCCAAATATAAAATGGATGCTGCTTTCGAATTCATGACTAAAATGGGAATACCATACTATTGCTTCCACGATGTAGACTTGGTCGATGCAGGCAATTCATGGACTGAGTATGAAAAGAATCTGCAAACTATCGTAGATTTTGCTAAAGAAAAACAAGCGGCATCAGGTATTAAACTCCTGTGGGGTACAGCTAACGTATTCAGCCACGAGCGTTATATGAACGGAGCTTCTACAAATCCTGACTTTAATGTTGTTGCATGCGCAGCTACTCAGGTAAAAAACGCAATCGACGCTACTATCGCTTTGGGTGGTTCTAACTATGTGTTCTGGGGTGGCCGTGAAGGTTATATGAGCTTGCTGAATACAGATATGAAACGTGAAAAAGATCACCTTGCACGCTTCCTGTCAATGTCTCGCGACTATGCCCGCAAACAAGGTTTTACCGGTACATTCCTGATTGAACCTAAGCCAATGGAGCCGACTAAGCATCAGTATGATTATGATACTGAAACTGTTATAGGATTCCTCCGTAACTATGGTTTGGATAAAGATTTCAAAGTAAATATAGAGGTTAACCATGCTACACTGGCAGGTCATACATTCGAACACGAATTGCAGGCTGCCGTCGATGCAGGGCTTTTGGGTAGTATCGATGCTAACCGTGGCGACTATCAGAACGGATGGGATACAGACCAGTTCCCTATCGACCTGTACGATCTGGCTCAGGCTTGGTTGGTATTACTTCCGGCAGGAGGTCTTGGCAATGGCGGTGTAAACTTCGATGCTAAGATCCGTCGTAATTCAACAGACAGGGATGATCTGTTCATCGCTCACATTTCAGGAATGGATGTATTTGCCCGTGGTCTTTTGATCGCTGCCGATATCCTTGAAAAATCTGATTATAAGAAACTTCGTCAGACTCGTTATGCGTCTTTCGATAATGGAGATGGTAAAGCATTCGAAGATGGTAAACTGACTCTTGAAGATTTACGCACAATTGCTCACAAAGTTGGCGAACCGCAACAGATAAGTGGTAAGCAAGAACTGTATGAAGCTATTGTAAACATGTATATTTAA
- a CDS encoding glycoside hydrolase family 30 protein: MKKVLCIIGLVGLVCSCSQPQQVKWVSTTPDSCFVENLSITMTEATAEVDVTILTDKPLQTVDGFGGCFNELGWTTLSALNEADRDAVIKDLFSEDGMNFTLNRMPLGANDFSRDWYSYNETDKDFEMKNFSIDNDKETLIPFIKAAQKINPDVKIWASPWCPPSWMKYNKHYACKPNPKVNDLKGSPTQDLEGTNMFIQEPEYFKAYALYFKKFIEAYKNEGINIGMVAPQNEFNSCQIFPSCTWTAAGLSTFIGDYLGPQMKEMGVDMMFGTMERGNALLVDTIMQNKSGQYISQIGFQWAGKESIAKIHETYPDMKLMQTESECGDGKNSWDQCFYIWNLMKHYFNNGISAYMYWNISLDKDPANNRWQWPQNSLISVDQENKTYKYNPEYYLMKQFSHFVKPGAKRLSTAGSYDNMLAFLNPDNSIVVVAANEGDANQILKIKVNEQMMTVDIKMKSINTFLVEAKK; encoded by the coding sequence ATGAAAAAAGTATTGTGTATAATTGGACTTGTCGGTTTAGTTTGTTCATGTTCACAACCACAGCAGGTGAAATGGGTGAGTACAACACCCGATTCCTGTTTTGTAGAAAATCTTTCAATAACCATGACAGAGGCAACTGCTGAAGTTGATGTAACAATATTGACGGATAAACCTCTGCAAACCGTAGATGGTTTTGGCGGATGCTTCAATGAACTGGGATGGACCACTCTGTCAGCATTGAACGAGGCAGACCGTGACGCAGTTATAAAAGACCTGTTCAGCGAGGACGGGATGAATTTCACCCTGAACCGTATGCCCTTGGGAGCGAATGACTTTTCCCGGGACTGGTATTCGTACAACGAAACAGATAAGGATTTCGAAATGAAAAACTTTTCTATCGACAATGACAAGGAAACACTGATACCTTTCATAAAAGCTGCTCAAAAAATAAACCCCGATGTGAAAATCTGGGCATCTCCTTGGTGTCCGCCTTCGTGGATGAAGTATAATAAGCATTATGCATGTAAGCCGAACCCGAAAGTAAATGACCTGAAAGGAAGCCCTACTCAGGATCTGGAAGGAACAAATATGTTTATTCAAGAGCCTGAATATTTCAAGGCCTATGCTCTATATTTCAAGAAATTTATAGAAGCATATAAGAATGAAGGTATAAATATAGGCATGGTCGCCCCTCAGAATGAATTTAATTCATGCCAGATATTTCCGTCATGCACATGGACAGCCGCAGGGCTCAGTACATTTATAGGCGATTATCTGGGGCCGCAGATGAAAGAAATGGGAGTGGATATGATGTTTGGCACTATGGAAAGAGGAAATGCCTTATTAGTTGATACCATCATGCAGAATAAGAGTGGACAATATATTTCCCAAATCGGGTTCCAATGGGCCGGGAAAGAATCTATTGCCAAAATACACGAAACATATCCTGATATGAAACTGATGCAGACCGAAAGCGAGTGTGGCGACGGAAAGAATTCATGGGATCAATGTTTCTATATCTGGAACCTGATGAAGCATTACTTCAATAATGGTATATCCGCTTATATGTACTGGAATATCTCGCTTGATAAAGACCCTGCGAACAATCGTTGGCAATGGCCACAAAACTCATTGATTTCAGTAGATCAGGAGAATAAGACATATAAATACAACCCTGAATACTATCTGATGAAACAGTTCAGCCATTTTGTAAAACCGGGGGCAAAGCGTCTTTCTACCGCAGGTAGTTATGATAACATGCTTGCATTTCTCAATCCTGACAATTCGATTGTGGTGGTAGCTGCGAATGAAGGTGATGCCAATCAGATTTTGAAGATTAAGGTGAATGAGCAGATGATGACTGTGGATATAAAGATGAAGTCTATAAACACATTCCTGGTAGAAGCAAAGAAGTAA
- a CDS encoding FGGY family carbohydrate kinase: protein MYLLGYDIGSSSVKACLVKADTGEIVASDFFPKEEMKITAVKSGWAEQDPANWWTNLKLAHQSVMQKAEAKGEDIQAIGITWQMHGLVLVDKDKNVLRPSIIWCDSRAVPYGEKAFKAIGEEKCLSHLLNSPGNFTASKLAWVKENEPQVFEKIDKLMLPGDYIGMKLTGDIVVTIEGMSEGIFWDFKTNALSEDVLNYYGIPKSFFPEIKPIFGVQGNVSAEAAKELGLKEGTPVSYRAGDQPNNALSLNVFEPGEIASTAGTSGVVYGVLDQLNYDKLSRVNTFAHVNYTTDLTRLGVLLCINGTGILNSWLKRNLALEGLSYADMNDLVAQSPIGAKGLSIIPFGNGAERVLENQDVNCSIHGINFNIHDKKDVLRAAQEGIVFSYEYGMEIMREMGMNIHTIKAGYANMFLSPIFAQTLASVSGATIELYNTDGAAGAAKGAGIGIGLYASNKEAFASLEKLSVIEPDTAHRAEYREAYERWKSLVTK, encoded by the coding sequence ATGTATTTATTAGGTTACGACATAGGCAGTTCGTCTGTAAAAGCCTGTTTGGTAAAAGCAGATACAGGCGAGATTGTTGCTTCGGACTTCTTCCCGAAAGAAGAAATGAAAATCACAGCCGTAAAATCAGGTTGGGCAGAGCAAGACCCTGCCAACTGGTGGACAAACCTCAAACTGGCCCATCAATCGGTGATGCAAAAAGCCGAAGCTAAAGGAGAAGATATTCAGGCAATAGGTATTACATGGCAGATGCATGGATTGGTATTGGTAGATAAGGACAAGAATGTACTGCGTCCTTCCATTATCTGGTGCGATAGCCGTGCCGTGCCGTATGGAGAAAAGGCTTTTAAAGCGATTGGTGAAGAAAAATGTCTTTCTCATCTGCTCAATTCTCCAGGTAATTTTACAGCATCTAAACTGGCATGGGTAAAAGAAAACGAACCGCAAGTATTTGAAAAGATAGATAAACTGATGCTTCCCGGCGACTATATCGGCATGAAACTTACAGGAGATATTGTGGTAACTATCGAAGGTATGTCGGAAGGTATTTTCTGGGATTTCAAGACAAATGCATTATCGGAAGATGTACTCAACTATTATGGAATACCAAAAAGCTTTTTCCCTGAGATAAAACCGATATTCGGTGTACAAGGCAATGTGTCGGCTGAGGCAGCAAAGGAACTGGGACTGAAAGAAGGTACTCCAGTTTCGTACCGTGCAGGCGACCAGCCTAACAATGCCCTGTCTCTGAACGTATTCGAACCGGGTGAAATTGCATCTACGGCCGGTACATCGGGGGTTGTATACGGAGTTTTGGATCAGCTCAATTATGATAAACTGTCTCGTGTAAATACATTTGCGCATGTAAATTATACTACTGACCTGACTCGTCTTGGAGTTCTACTATGTATCAACGGTACAGGAATCCTCAATTCGTGGCTGAAACGCAATCTGGCATTGGAAGGACTTTCGTATGCAGATATGAATGATCTGGTAGCCCAATCACCTATCGGAGCCAAAGGATTAAGCATAATCCCATTTGGTAACGGAGCAGAGCGTGTACTCGAAAATCAGGATGTAAACTGTTCTATACATGGTATCAATTTCAATATACATGACAAGAAGGATGTACTCCGTGCCGCTCAGGAAGGCATCGTGTTCTCATACGAATACGGAATGGAGATAATGCGCGAAATGGGTATGAATATCCACACGATTAAAGCAGGATATGCCAATATGTTCCTTAGTCCGATTTTTGCTCAAACATTGGCTAGTGTAAGCGGTGCTACAATAGAACTCTATAATACAGATGGCGCTGCCGGAGCCGCAAAAGGCGCAGGTATCGGCATCGGACTGTACGCATCTAATAAAGAAGCCTTTGCTTCGCTTGAGAAATTGTCGGTGATAGAGCCGGATACAGCTCATAGGGCGGAATACAGGGAAGCGTATGAGCGTTGGAAAAGTCTTGTGACGAAATAA
- a CDS encoding NUDIX domain-containing protein produces the protein MKTNFIHTYVSVDCVVFGFEDDQLNILLVQRGADKKGVKDLKLPGSLIYNEEDVDDAAHRVLFELTGIKRMSLKQFRCFASPDRAKNPNDVKWLDVAYQPNINRLITVAYLSLCKVDRKLNNISKYKLTEWCPINKLPQMPFDHNQIVKESLTEIRQWIEFDPAIVFELLPQKFTISQLHKLYEAIYNKAIDIRNFHKKVAAMPYVVALEERQKDVSHRAARFYKFDKKEYNKRKTSI, from the coding sequence ATGAAAACAAATTTTATCCATACATATGTATCAGTAGACTGTGTTGTCTTTGGCTTTGAAGACGATCAGCTAAACATTCTCCTTGTTCAGCGTGGCGCTGACAAAAAAGGGGTGAAGGATCTGAAATTACCCGGAAGCCTTATATACAACGAAGAAGATGTAGACGATGCCGCTCACAGGGTTCTCTTCGAATTGACCGGGATCAAACGCATGTCATTAAAACAGTTCCGCTGTTTTGCCTCACCCGATCGCGCAAAGAATCCGAACGATGTGAAATGGCTCGACGTAGCCTATCAGCCCAATATAAACAGGCTGATAACCGTAGCTTATCTCTCCCTTTGCAAGGTGGACCGGAAGCTCAACAACATATCGAAGTATAAGCTGACAGAGTGGTGTCCTATCAACAAGTTGCCGCAAATGCCGTTCGATCACAATCAGATTGTGAAAGAATCCCTCACCGAGATACGTCAGTGGATAGAGTTCGATCCCGCAATTGTTTTCGAATTACTTCCTCAGAAATTTACAATAAGCCAGTTACATAAACTATATGAGGCTATCTACAATAAAGCGATAGATATACGCAACTTTCACAAAAAAGTTGCCGCGATGCCTTATGTTGTGGCATTGGAAGAACGGCAGAAAGATGTTTCCCATCGGGCTGCCCGCTTCTATAAATTCGATAAGAAGGAATATAATAAAAGAAAGACTAGTATCTGA
- a CDS encoding patatin family protein: MTDTTNIGLVLEGGGMRGVFTCGVLDYFMDNDITFPYAIGVSAGACNGLSYMSKQRGRAKYSNIDLLAKYKYIGFKHYIKKRNIMDFDLLFHEFPDNIIPYDYEAYFTSPARFEMVTSNCLTGKAEYYEEKSNKERVIDIVKASSSLPLLCPVTYVDDIPMLDGGICDSVPVARAMEQGYSKNVVVLTRNKGYRKEGKDIKVPSFIYRKYPAMREALSNRNSLYNAQLNLVDKLEEEGQIFVIRPKEPILVDRIEKDVDKLTSLYEQGYECAKDIYTMNI; this comes from the coding sequence ATGACTGACACAACGAATATAGGACTAGTACTGGAAGGCGGCGGTATGCGCGGAGTTTTTACTTGTGGTGTGCTCGACTATTTTATGGATAATGATATTACGTTTCCATATGCGATCGGGGTATCTGCCGGTGCTTGCAACGGGCTGTCTTACATGTCGAAACAGCGGGGCCGTGCCAAATACAGTAATATCGACTTGCTGGCCAAATATAAATATATAGGATTCAAGCATTATATCAAGAAGCGCAATATCATGGATTTTGACTTATTATTCCATGAGTTCCCCGATAATATTATTCCCTACGATTATGAAGCCTATTTCACTTCTCCTGCCCGTTTCGAAATGGTGACATCCAATTGCCTGACGGGAAAAGCGGAATATTACGAAGAAAAAAGCAATAAGGAACGCGTTATAGATATAGTTAAGGCCTCAAGCAGCCTGCCTCTGTTATGCCCTGTCACATATGTAGACGATATCCCGATGCTCGATGGCGGTATCTGCGATTCCGTGCCGGTTGCCCGGGCAATGGAACAAGGATACAGCAAAAACGTAGTCGTGCTTACCCGCAACAAAGGCTATCGCAAGGAAGGTAAGGATATAAAAGTACCATCTTTCATATATCGGAAATATCCGGCTATGCGTGAGGCATTAAGCAACCGGAACAGCTTGTATAATGCCCAGCTCAATTTGGTTGATAAACTGGAAGAAGAGGGGCAAATATTCGTCATTCGTCCGAAAGAACCGATATTGGTAGACCGTATCGAAAAAGATGTGGATAAACTGACTTCTTTATACGAACAGGGATATGAATGCGCAAAGGATATCTATACAATGAATATTTAA
- a CDS encoding DUF3836 domain-containing protein — MKTIILTSVLTAFLSVTSLYAGEPKTRVYSNEEISATGVVKELISYDTKLGCPIDKAIYHYTPDGLLQKKTLYKWDSNAGWIGSQKYDYECNGDGKIINLIYTEWNDKLNTWSCHSEQLVHIYDTEGELLATKQIHINNDSTYLMSQK; from the coding sequence ATGAAAACAATTATTTTAACTTCAGTCCTTACAGCTTTTTTATCAGTAACAAGTCTTTATGCAGGTGAACCTAAAACAAGAGTTTATAGCAATGAAGAAATCTCTGCAACAGGAGTCGTTAAAGAACTTATCTCGTACGATACAAAATTGGGTTGCCCAATAGACAAGGCTATATATCATTATACTCCGGACGGACTTCTTCAGAAAAAGACTCTCTATAAATGGGATAGCAATGCCGGGTGGATAGGTAGCCAGAAATATGACTATGAATGTAATGGTGACGGAAAAATTATAAATCTTATCTATACAGAGTGGAACGATAAATTGAATACCTGGTCTTGCCATTCGGAACAGCTGGTTCATATATACGACACCGAAGGGGAACTACTTGCAACAAAGCAGATACATATCAACAACGACAGCACCTATCTTATGTCCCAGAAATAA
- a CDS encoding DUF3836 domain-containing protein, protein MMKTIFFSIILAVLFSVTNLYAGEPEPKVFTNVEPTEWGTLKEYTYFDNSGLQAVKKEVCSYDKSDKLFNKTIYRWDSDFGWINFQQYTYEYNNNGLVAKIVRADWNKKSKSWSANVKEFIHTYNSAGELVAIK, encoded by the coding sequence ATCATGAAAACGATATTTTTTTCTATTATATTAGCTGTGTTATTCTCTGTAACAAATCTATATGCAGGCGAACCCGAACCGAAAGTATTTACGAATGTAGAACCTACAGAGTGGGGTACATTGAAAGAATATACTTATTTTGATAACAGCGGTCTGCAAGCTGTCAAGAAAGAAGTTTGCAGTTACGACAAATCAGATAAGCTGTTCAATAAGACAATTTACAGGTGGGATAGTGATTTCGGATGGATTAACTTCCAGCAATATACTTACGAATACAACAATAATGGGCTGGTGGCTAAAATAGTTCGTGCCGACTGGAACAAAAAATCAAAGAGCTGGTCAGCTAATGTCAAAGAATTCATTCATACTTATAACTCCGCAGGCGAATTAGTTGCTATAAAATGA
- the proS gene encoding proline--tRNA ligase, with protein sequence MAKELKELTSRSKDYSQWYLDLVLKADLAENSAVRGCMVIKPYGYAIWEKIQRQLDDMFKETGHVNAYFPLFIPKSFLSKEADHVEGFAKECAVVTHYRLKNDPDGKGVIVDPEAKLEEELIVRPTSETIIWNTYRNWIQSYRDLPILVNQWANVVRWEMRTRLFLRTAEFLWQEGHTAHATREEAEAETIQMLNVYAQFAEEYMAMPVIKGVKSASERFAGAIDTYTIEAMMQDGKALQSGTSHFLGQNFAKAFDVRFADKEGKMDYVWATSWGVSTRLIGALIMAHSDDNGLVLPPKLAPFQVVIVPIYKGDEQLALINEKVGSIVKSLKALGISVKYDNADNKKPGWKFSEYELKGVPVRLAMGARDMENNTVEVARRDTLTKETVSCDGLDIYIKNLLDEIQANIYKKAFDLRAAQTITVDSYDEFKEKIEEGVFILAHWDGTAETEEKVKAETKATIRCIPLEGDKTPGKCMVTGKPSAQRVVFARAY encoded by the coding sequence ATGGCAAAAGAACTAAAAGAACTGACTTCTAGAAGTAAGGATTACAGTCAGTGGTACCTCGATTTGGTATTGAAAGCAGACTTGGCGGAAAACTCCGCAGTGCGTGGTTGTATGGTGATCAAACCATATGGTTATGCTATTTGGGAAAAGATCCAGAGACAACTGGACGATATGTTTAAAGAAACAGGGCATGTGAATGCTTATTTCCCGCTTTTTATCCCCAAATCATTTCTTAGCAAAGAGGCCGACCACGTGGAAGGTTTTGCAAAAGAGTGTGCTGTAGTAACTCATTACCGTCTGAAGAACGATCCGGACGGGAAGGGTGTAATTGTAGACCCTGAAGCAAAACTGGAAGAGGAACTGATTGTACGTCCTACATCAGAGACTATTATATGGAATACTTACCGCAACTGGATACAGTCTTATCGTGATTTGCCTATTCTGGTGAACCAGTGGGCAAATGTTGTCCGTTGGGAAATGCGCACACGCCTGTTTCTCCGTACAGCAGAATTTCTTTGGCAGGAAGGGCATACCGCTCATGCAACCAGAGAAGAAGCAGAGGCGGAAACTATACAGATGCTGAATGTGTATGCACAATTTGCCGAAGAATATATGGCGATGCCTGTTATTAAAGGGGTAAAATCTGCGTCCGAACGCTTTGCGGGAGCTATCGACACATATACTATCGAAGCTATGATGCAGGATGGTAAAGCCTTGCAATCGGGTACATCACACTTTTTAGGCCAAAATTTCGCCAAAGCTTTCGATGTGAGGTTTGCTGATAAGGAAGGCAAGATGGACTATGTATGGGCTACATCGTGGGGAGTTTCTACCCGTCTGATAGGTGCTCTGATAATGGCGCATTCGGACGATAACGGTCTGGTGCTTCCTCCAAAGCTGGCGCCATTTCAGGTTGTAATTGTTCCCATCTATAAAGGAGATGAGCAATTGGCTCTGATCAATGAAAAGGTTGGTAGTATTGTTAAGTCTCTGAAAGCTTTAGGCATCAGTGTTAAATATGACAATGCCGATAATAAGAAACCGGGGTGGAAATTTTCGGAATATGAATTGAAGGGTGTGCCTGTACGTCTGGCAATGGGTGCGCGCGATATGGAAAACAATACCGTAGAAGTTGCCCGCCGCGATACATTGACAAAGGAGACAGTGTCGTGCGACGGCCTTGATATATACATTAAAAATTTGCTCGATGAAATTCAGGCGAATATATACAAAAAGGCCTTTGACCTTAGGGCTGCACAGACCATCACTGTCGATTCTTATGATGAATTCAAAGAAAAGATAGAAGAAGGCGTCTTCATCCTTGCCCATTGGGATGGAACAGCCGAAACAGAAGAAAAGGTAAAAGCTGAAACAAAGGCGACAATCCGCTGTATTCCACTCGAAGGGGATAAGACTCCGGGCAAGTGTATGGTGACAGGTAAGCCATCGGCTCAGCGGGTGGTATTTGCACGCGCATATTAG
- a CDS encoding family 43 glycosylhydrolase encodes MKSKFLICLFISVLFIPSYAQEYKSGAVEKDYVAYLFAYFTGNKVEEEAIHFAISADGYNYKSLNGNKPVIDSKIISSTGGVRDPHILRCEDGKTFYMVVTDMTSSKGWDSNRAMILLKSTDLVNWSSNIVNIQNKYTGQEDLKRVWAPQTIYDPEAKKYMVYWSMKHGDGQDIIYYAYANAGFTDFEGEPKQLFFPENGKSCIDGDIILKDGTFYMFYKTEGHGNGIKLATTNSLTSGKWAEHEGYKQQTTDAVEGSSVFRLINTDTYILMYDVYMKGKYQFCESTDLENFSIIDHEISMDFHPRHGSVIPVTRHELKALTAKWGMPEGFPSIGNNPVLTGYYADPDIIYSNKTKKYYIYPTSDGFDGWGGYYFKTFSSDNLKDWKDEGVILDLKKDVSWANRNAWAPCIEEKKVDGKYKYYYYFTAAQKIGVAVADDPAGPFVDSGKALIDFRPEGVKGGQEIDPDVFTDPKTGKSYLYWGNGYMAVAELNKDMVSVKKETVQVRTPDKTFREAISVFYRKGTYYFLWSEDDTRSENYRVRYGTSTSPTGVITIPENNLILAKDAAKGIYGTGHNSVLQIPGKDEWYIVYHRFNRPNGIKMGDAAGFHREVCIDKMEFNADGSIKAVVPTL; translated from the coding sequence ATGAAATCTAAATTTTTAATTTGTCTTTTTATTTCAGTTCTGTTTATACCCTCTTATGCTCAGGAGTACAAATCGGGAGCTGTGGAAAAAGACTATGTAGCTTATCTGTTTGCTTATTTTACAGGAAATAAGGTAGAAGAAGAGGCGATCCATTTTGCCATCAGTGCGGATGGATATAATTATAAATCGTTGAATGGCAATAAGCCGGTAATTGATTCCAAAATAATCAGTTCGACAGGAGGTGTCCGCGATCCGCATATATTGAGATGTGAGGATGGAAAGACCTTTTATATGGTGGTGACGGATATGACATCGTCGAAAGGCTGGGATTCGAACCGGGCAATGATCCTTTTGAAGTCGACGGATCTGGTAAACTGGTCGTCGAACATCGTAAATATTCAAAATAAATATACGGGACAGGAAGACCTGAAACGGGTATGGGCACCGCAAACCATTTATGATCCTGAAGCAAAGAAATATATGGTTTACTGGTCTATGAAGCATGGCGACGGACAGGATATTATATATTATGCCTATGCAAATGCAGGCTTTACCGATTTTGAGGGAGAACCGAAACAGTTGTTCTTTCCTGAGAACGGAAAGTCGTGTATAGACGGGGATATTATCCTGAAAGACGGTACTTTCTATATGTTTTACAAAACTGAAGGACACGGCAATGGTATAAAACTGGCTACGACCAACTCGCTGACTTCCGGCAAATGGGCGGAGCATGAAGGTTATAAGCAACAGACTACCGATGCAGTAGAAGGCTCAAGTGTGTTCAGGCTGATAAATACAGATACTTATATATTGATGTATGACGTATATATGAAAGGCAAATATCAGTTCTGTGAAAGTACTGATCTGGAGAATTTCAGTATTATAGACCATGAGATATCGATGGATTTCCATCCCCGCCATGGTTCGGTTATTCCTGTGACACGTCACGAACTAAAGGCATTGACTGCTAAATGGGGCATGCCGGAAGGTTTTCCCTCGATAGGAAATAATCCGGTGCTTACGGGCTACTATGCCGACCCTGATATTATATATTCTAACAAAACAAAGAAATACTATATCTATCCTACCAGCGACGGATTCGATGGCTGGGGTGGTTACTACTTTAAGACATTCTCTTCTGACAACCTGAAAGATTGGAAAGATGAAGGTGTAATACTCGACCTGAAAAAAGATGTTTCGTGGGCCAACAGGAATGCATGGGCTCCGTGTATTGAGGAGAAGAAGGTAGATGGTAAATATAAATATTACTATTATTTCACTGCCGCGCAGAAGATCGGGGTGGCTGTTGCCGATGATCCGGCAGGTCCGTTTGTAGATTCGGGTAAAGCATTGATCGATTTCAGGCCGGAAGGGGTGAAAGGCGGGCAGGAGATAGACCCCGATGTATTTACCGATCCGAAGACGGGCAAGAGTTATCTCTATTGGGGTAATGGATATATGGCTGTGGCAGAACTGAACAAAGATATGGTATCTGTAAAGAAGGAAACTGTTCAGGTACGCACCCCTGATAAGACATTCCGTGAGGCTATCTCGGTCTTTTATAGAAAGGGGACGTATTACTTCCTTTGGTCGGAAGACGATACCCGGAGCGAAAATTACCGGGTAAGGTATGGTACTTCCACATCACCTACAGGAGTTATCACTATCCCCGAAAATAATCTGATCCTGGCAAAAGATGCAGCTAAAGGTATTTATGGAACGGGTCATAATTCGGTACTGCAAATACCGGGAAAGGATGAGTGGTATATCGTATATCATCGTTTCAACCGTCCGAACGGGATAAAGATGGGCGATGCGGCAGGTTTTCACAGGGAAGTATGTATCGATAAAATGGAATTTAATGCGGACGGCAGTATCAAAGCGGTAGTCCCGACGTTATAA